In Providencia sneebia DSM 19967, one DNA window encodes the following:
- a CDS encoding ABC transporter permease, with translation MTYNPNKPLIKLLIALFCLVVLGIYVFWLSYTDVEMNLLDRRLAPSFEHWFGTDNLGRDLWDRTFQGIATSLQIGSIAAISSGIIALVMAGLSSISKTMDYLVRGIIDALLALPHLLLLVLLCFSLGGGKTGVIWAVALTHWPKLALILRSELLKIRQTDYIMLSYRIGNNALYRWRYHYLLMILPQWMVGTLLMFPHAILHSAALSFLGFGLSPHEPSLGILLSDALRYLSTGAWWLAVFPGLALMGLVLLFDQFAKSAQQLWLRGATC, from the coding sequence ATGACATATAACCCTAATAAGCCCTTAATTAAATTACTGATTGCATTATTTTGTTTAGTTGTACTTGGTATTTACGTTTTTTGGCTTTCTTACACTGATGTTGAGATGAATTTATTAGATCGTCGGCTTGCACCATCATTTGAACATTGGTTTGGGACAGATAATTTAGGGCGCGATTTATGGGATAGAACATTCCAAGGAATTGCGACTAGCTTACAAATTGGCTCAATAGCTGCAATATCAAGTGGAATTATCGCCTTAGTGATGGCCGGATTATCTTCCATTAGTAAAACAATGGATTACCTTGTTCGCGGCATTATTGATGCATTATTAGCTTTACCCCATTTATTACTATTAGTTCTTCTTTGTTTTTCTTTAGGTGGGGGAAAAACAGGTGTTATTTGGGCGGTTGCATTAACACATTGGCCCAAATTAGCCCTAATATTACGCTCTGAATTACTGAAAATACGGCAAACTGATTACATTATGCTGTCCTATCGCATAGGAAATAATGCCTTATATCGGTGGCGATATCATTATTTGCTGATGATCCTACCGCAATGGATGGTTGGGACATTATTAATGTTTCCTCATGCTATATTGCATAGTGCAGCACTTAGTTTTCTTGGATTTGGTTTATCGCCACATGAACCATCCTTAGGTATTTTGCTCTCAGATGCATTACGCTATTTGAGCACTGGCGCTTGGTGGTTAGCTGTTTTCCCCGGCTTAGCATTAATGGGATTAGTACTACTGTTTGACCAATTTGCTAAATCGGCACAACAACTGTGGTTAAGAGGTGCAACATGCTAA